From one Setaria italica strain Yugu1 unplaced genomic scaffold, Setaria_italica_v2.0 scaffold_31, whole genome shotgun sequence genomic stretch:
- the LOC101778812 gene encoding uncharacterized protein LOC101778812 produces the protein MTSRIFKIARKSVVIVSDKNDGDAYCTGCVMVKDKNVTVIASAGFVNGRESCLKVVFYDKTELDARVVAVQGSFCLVRTTFHSGCLPLRLLKDEDAVVVPQSTFMFIPQSQKIITRISTYATVETLESYLNIETDLAADSTNYFLVSCDYFGKNHDGTNRLTASPVFTMGGKTAGIVLQDCRLNDNDSGAEVKVTLKARHLHRHLHELMALVDPAARPKRPGKKRKRS, from the coding sequence ATGACGTCAAGAATTTTCAAGATCGCAAGAAAGTCTGTGGTCATTGTGTCTGACAAAAATGATGGTGATGCCTACTGCACTGGTTGTGTTATGGTCAAGGATAAGAATGTAACAGTGATAGCTTCAGCAGGTTTTGTGAATGGGCGGGAGAGCTGCCTGAAGGTTGTCTTTTATGACAAAACCGAGCTGGATGCTAGAGTGGTTGCTGTCCAGGGTTCATTCTGTTTAGTCAGAACAACCTTCCACTCAGGCTGCCTTCCACTCAGACTGTTGAAAGACGAAGATGCTGTGGTTGTTCCTCAGAGTACCTTTATGTTCATCCCACAATCTCAGAAAATTATTACGAGGATCTCTACTTATGCTACTGTGGAGACACTTGAATCGTATCTTAACATTGAAACAGATTTGGCAGCTGATTCCACCAATTATTTTTTGGTGTCTTGTGATTATTTTGGGAAGAATCATGATGGGACTAATAGGCTTACTGCTTCACCTGTATTCACTATGGGGGGTAAGACTGCTGGCATTGTTCTACAGGATTGTCGTCTAAATGATAATGATTCTGGTGCTGAGGTGAAAGTTACGTTAAAAGCAAGACACCTTCATAGACACCTTCATGAACTGATGGCGTTAGTTGACCCAGCGGCAAGACCAAAGAGGCCtggaaagaagagaaagagaagttAG